A single region of the Acidobacteriota bacterium genome encodes:
- a CDS encoding PQQ-binding-like beta-propeller repeat protein, translating to MRRSTALAAGIVCLTAAAAVSGQSSGAGPLIEPVTDAELAATPNGDWLSFRGNLSAWAYSALDAVNTETVGQLDFAWAAPMEDGPNEATPLVRGGIVYLPQTGDVIHALDARTGDLIWEYRREHNYLDPEGADPERRFGQGLGRITRNIAIWQDGLFVATMDAFIIRLDANTGELVWETRVGDSRIAHSSGPIIANGKVISGRSCNMSVAGGCYLTAHDAEDGRELWRFHTIPRPGEPGDETWGGLPLERRFHVGAWHVGSYDPELDLVYWGTSVPAPSPEVLRGSGAGSLLYSNSTLALKPDTGELAWYFQHLPRDNWDLDHPFERILVDLEMEPDEEAVWSINPALEPGERRRVMTGFPGKTAVFWTLDRETGEFLWARETVFQNVITHIDPHTGTVTVNEEVIPKARDEEYGVVCPAASGGKDWPTAAYSPMTEAVYAPLQDVCMSPTITGTGVGPPQGYGISFNMRLAPNKTTVGRLDAVSARTGESLWRFEEPAGMMSVLTTGGGLVFAGNTNRRFRAFDAATGDILWQTVLGGPVSGFPVSFAVDGEQYVAVTAGGGDLLSGLFNRLGNKNARSGSNLLYAFKLSDTAGRGPIEKPTVTAAAAEPPPMVMIDAPLLEASAPCATFSAEQAERGAALYQEQCAECHGPTLRGGTQGAAIAGRSFVSYWSNRAASGLYRTIRETMPQGREGTIGPAASADLVAFVLRENGAEASGEFGTDTESLDGQRTCFRP from the coding sequence GTGCGCCGTAGCACCGCGCTCGCGGCGGGGATCGTCTGTCTGACGGCCGCCGCGGCCGTCTCCGGCCAGAGTTCCGGGGCCGGCCCGCTGATCGAGCCGGTCACCGACGCCGAACTCGCAGCCACGCCCAACGGCGACTGGCTGAGCTTCCGCGGCAACCTGTCCGCCTGGGCGTACAGCGCCCTCGACGCCGTGAACACCGAAACCGTCGGCCAGCTCGACTTCGCCTGGGCGGCCCCAATGGAGGACGGACCGAACGAGGCGACGCCCCTGGTGCGAGGCGGCATCGTCTACCTGCCGCAGACGGGCGACGTGATCCACGCCCTCGACGCGCGGACCGGCGATCTGATCTGGGAGTACCGCCGGGAGCACAACTACCTGGATCCTGAAGGGGCGGACCCGGAGCGCCGCTTCGGCCAGGGCCTGGGACGGATCACCCGGAACATCGCGATCTGGCAGGACGGCCTGTTCGTCGCCACGATGGACGCGTTCATCATCCGTCTGGACGCGAACACCGGCGAGTTGGTGTGGGAAACTCGGGTCGGCGACAGCCGGATCGCCCACTCGTCCGGCCCGATCATCGCGAACGGCAAGGTGATCAGCGGGCGTTCCTGCAACATGTCCGTCGCGGGCGGCTGCTACCTCACGGCGCACGACGCCGAGGACGGCCGGGAGCTGTGGCGCTTCCACACGATCCCGCGCCCCGGCGAGCCGGGCGACGAGACCTGGGGCGGGCTGCCGCTCGAGCGCCGGTTCCACGTCGGCGCCTGGCATGTCGGTTCCTACGACCCCGAACTCGACCTCGTCTACTGGGGCACGTCCGTGCCGGCGCCCTCTCCCGAGGTGCTGCGCGGCAGCGGGGCTGGGTCCCTCCTCTACTCGAACAGCACACTGGCGCTCAAGCCCGACACCGGCGAGCTGGCGTGGTACTTCCAGCATCTGCCGCGAGACAACTGGGACCTCGACCATCCCTTCGAGCGCATCCTCGTCGATCTGGAGATGGAGCCGGACGAGGAAGCCGTCTGGTCCATCAACCCGGCGCTGGAGCCGGGCGAACGGCGGCGCGTGATGACCGGCTTCCCCGGCAAGACCGCGGTCTTCTGGACCCTCGACCGGGAGACCGGTGAGTTCCTGTGGGCGCGAGAGACGGTCTTCCAGAACGTGATCACCCACATCGACCCGCACACCGGCACGGTCACGGTGAACGAGGAAGTCATCCCGAAGGCCCGAGACGAGGAGTACGGCGTCGTCTGCCCGGCGGCGAGCGGCGGCAAGGACTGGCCGACCGCGGCCTATAGCCCGATGACCGAGGCCGTCTACGCGCCGCTCCAGGACGTCTGCATGTCGCCGACGATCACCGGCACAGGCGTTGGACCGCCCCAGGGCTACGGCATCAGCTTCAACATGCGGCTGGCGCCGAACAAGACGACGGTCGGGCGCCTGGATGCCGTCTCGGCTCGCACCGGCGAGTCCCTCTGGCGGTTCGAGGAACCCGCCGGCATGATGTCGGTGTTGACGACCGGCGGCGGGCTGGTCTTCGCCGGAAACACGAACCGCCGGTTCCGCGCCTTCGACGCCGCGACCGGAGACATCCTCTGGCAGACCGTGCTGGGCGGACCGGTGAGCGGCTTCCCCGTCAGCTTCGCCGTGGACGGCGAGCAGTACGTCGCGGTGACGGCGGGCGGCGGCGACCTGCTGAGCGGGCTCTTCAACCGTCTGGGAAACAAGAACGCGCGCTCCGGCTCCAACCTGCTCTACGCCTTCAAACTGTCCGACACGGCCGGGCGCGGTCCGATCGAGAAGCCGACCGTCACGGCGGCGGCCGCCGAACCGCCGCCCATGGTCATGATCGACGCTCCACTCCTCGAGGCGTCGGCGCCCTGCGCTACGTTCTCAGCGGAGCAGGCCGAGCGCGGCGCCGCCCTCTACCAGGAACAGTGCGCGGAATGCCACGGGCCCACTCTCCGCGGTGGCACCCAAGGGGCCGCGATCGCAGGTCGCAGCTTCGTGAGCTACTGGTCGAACCGGGCCGCCAGCGGGCTCTACCGGACGATCCGCGAGACGATGCCGCAGGGCCGGGAAGGAACGATTGGCCCGGCGGCCTCAGCCGACCTGGTCGCCTTCGTGCTACGAGAGAACGGGGCCGAAGCCTCCGGCGAGTTCGGCACGGACACCGAGTCGCTCGACGGCCAGCGCACCTGCTTCCGGCCGTAG
- a CDS encoding AbgT family transporter, with translation MAKANGEGRKADNGRPKGFLNRVLTAIEVVGNKLPDPAILFLLLLFLTWIASAVLAPVQFADVHPVTGEPVRIQNQLTGEAMATFMARLVTTFTGFAPLGVVLVALLGVGVAEKTGFINTGLRLILGFTPRSLLTPMLILAAIVSHTAADAGYVLVIPLGGVIFYAAGRHPLAGISAAFAGVSGGFSANFIPSGIDPLLQGFTQSAAQILDPEKLVNPLCNLAFTAVSSVLVIGVGWYLTDRVIEPRLRGTEIDGDPEEMPKMEEPSRKDRRGFLAGMGSLVLGLVVLLIWAWPDTSPLRSEAGELTAFSAPLMQMLVPLIFVFFLIPGVVHGYVAGTVKTHRDIVDGMSDAMRTMAYYLVMAFFAAQFIAAFSSSNVGLLIALKGANFLRDLGLPAQATVVGIILLSAVVNLFVGSASAKWAVLSVIFVPMLMNLGISPELTQAAYRVGDSVTNIVTPLMPYFPLVVVFCQRYVKKAGIGTVLSLMIPYAVTLLITWTLFLIGYWLLGIPLGLQAGYTYP, from the coding sequence ATGGCGAAAGCGAACGGCGAGGGTCGGAAGGCGGACAACGGTAGACCCAAGGGCTTCCTCAACCGGGTTCTGACCGCCATCGAGGTCGTCGGCAACAAGCTGCCGGATCCGGCGATCCTCTTCCTGCTGCTGCTGTTCCTGACCTGGATCGCTTCGGCGGTGCTGGCGCCGGTCCAATTCGCGGACGTCCACCCGGTCACCGGGGAGCCGGTACGTATTCAGAATCAGCTCACCGGCGAGGCGATGGCGACGTTCATGGCGCGCCTGGTCACCACTTTCACCGGGTTCGCTCCGTTGGGTGTGGTGCTCGTCGCGCTGCTCGGTGTCGGCGTGGCCGAGAAGACCGGCTTCATCAACACCGGCCTGCGGTTGATCCTCGGCTTCACGCCAAGGAGCCTGCTCACGCCGATGCTGATTCTGGCGGCGATCGTCAGCCACACCGCCGCGGACGCGGGTTACGTCCTGGTCATCCCGCTCGGCGGCGTCATCTTCTACGCCGCCGGCCGCCATCCCCTGGCCGGCATCTCGGCCGCCTTTGCCGGCGTCTCCGGCGGCTTCTCGGCCAACTTCATCCCCTCCGGAATTGACCCGCTGCTGCAGGGCTTCACCCAGTCCGCGGCGCAGATCCTCGATCCCGAGAAGCTCGTCAATCCGCTCTGCAACCTGGCGTTCACTGCCGTCTCGTCGGTCCTCGTGATCGGCGTCGGCTGGTACCTGACCGACCGGGTGATCGAGCCGCGACTCCGCGGCACCGAGATCGACGGCGATCCGGAAGAGATGCCGAAGATGGAGGAACCGAGTCGGAAGGACCGCCGCGGTTTCCTCGCCGGCATGGGGTCCCTTGTGCTCGGCCTCGTCGTCCTGCTGATCTGGGCGTGGCCCGACACGTCGCCGCTTCGCAGCGAGGCCGGTGAGCTGACCGCGTTCTCGGCGCCGCTGATGCAGATGCTGGTGCCCCTGATCTTCGTCTTCTTCCTGATTCCCGGCGTCGTCCACGGCTACGTCGCCGGCACGGTGAAGACCCACCGGGACATCGTCGACGGCATGAGCGACGCGATGCGCACGATGGCCTACTACCTGGTCATGGCCTTCTTCGCCGCCCAGTTCATCGCCGCGTTCAGCAGCTCGAACGTCGGCCTGCTCATCGCGCTCAAGGGCGCGAACTTCCTCCGCGATCTCGGGCTGCCGGCGCAGGCCACCGTCGTCGGGATCATTCTGCTGTCCGCGGTCGTCAACCTGTTCGTCGGCTCCGCCTCGGCCAAGTGGGCGGTTCTCTCGGTCATCTTCGTGCCGATGCTGATGAACCTGGGCATCTCGCCCGAGCTGACGCAGGCCGCCTACCGTGTCGGCGACAGCGTGACGAACATCGTGACGCCGCTGATGCCCTACTTCCCGCTCGTCGTCGTCTTCTGCCAGCGCTACGTGAAGAAGGCAGGCATCGGCACCGTCCTGTCCCTGATGATCCCGTACGCCGTGACCCTGTTGATCACCTGGACGCTGTTCCTGATCGGCTACTGGCTGCTCGGCATCCCGCTCGGACTCCAGGCCGGTTACACGTATCCCTGA